Part of the Nicotiana sylvestris chromosome 5, ASM39365v2, whole genome shotgun sequence genome is shown below.
accccttttattaatgctactTACCCTGttaataacatagatgcacaaggtttttctgctacttatcaagataaaaagataagttattcttttgttacagatcccgtaactagagatattaacgccttgattaatatgaaacaaaggcatgttgattcattacaattagaaatattaagcatgaatatattcgatactttacaatctgctaaggttcagcaaaagattaaattgattgctgaaaagatggttgttgatgtttgcgccgatcaccctagtgcttTTTGGAACagaaaaaggcatattgtaactcttcgtTACGAAGAAAATTTCTCCGAGGATGATATctctactaaatctcgacctttcCAGATGAATGTTGaactagttgaattctgcaaaaacgagattgacaacttgttacaaaagggtttaataaaaccctcaaaatctctttggtcatgttctgccttttatgttaataatgctgcagaaaaggaacgaagtattcctagattagttataaattataaaacattgaataaacatctaaaatggattagatatcctatccccaataaaagggacttgttatctagattatatgacgccaatatattttcaaaattcgatttaaaatctggattttggcaaattcaaatttttaaggagcatacttatagaactgcttttaatgttccatttgggcaatatgaatggaatgtcatgccatttggtttaaacaatgccccttctgaatttcagaaaattatgaatgatatttttaacccttatctagattttatcatcgtttatatggacgacatattagtattttctaaaacattgGAAAtccatattaagcatcttgatattttaaagaaaattgtaatacaaaacggtttagtaatttctaaactaaaaatgagtctattccaaacaaatgatcgatttttaggtcataatatttgctaggaaaaaattaccccgatacaaagatcgattgattttgcctcaaaatttcataatgttattactgacaggactcaattacaaaggtTTTTGGgaaatttgaattatatatctcctttctacaaaagtttatctCGGGATCTAGCCCCTTTATACGACAGGCTGAAAAAGGATCATAAGCAGCCTTGGATTGACCAGCATACtgcgttagtcaaaagtattaaacagcgtgttaagtctttaccttgcttaactcttgctaatcctacatggcaaaaaattatcgagacagatgcgtctaacGTTGGCTATGGAgctattttaaaacaagtgaatcccaataataagagtgaatacctgataagatttcactctggtaaatggaccgaagctcagaagaaatatgctacgcggctcatgaaatgttgactattgtttaatgtgttttaaaatttcaagacgatttatataatcaaaagtttttaataaaaacttaTGCTCAATCTattaaatatatgtttgacaaagatttcaaacatgatgcgtctaagttaatatttgctagatggcaagctCAGCTAAcaccttttgattttgaaattcaatacaaaaaaggaattgataattcccttccggatttcttatccctggaataccttgattaattatgaatttttatACGACCTTTCTAGAAGAAGAATTATTAATTACTATTCTTAAAGTGGTTAGATTAAATCGAGATCAACAAAGTCTCATAATTGATTTGATAATTGAAGAGATCGTTGATAACCAGATTAATTATTATAATCATATTGAAATTATTAAGAATTCATTTCTAGACTAAAATTATTAGAAATGATATGCTGGATTATTGCTTCTCAAAATAAATTGACTTGCTATTTATGCAGAAttgtcgcgacccaaatcccggtcgtgatggtgcccatcacactactaggcaagcccgaccattattcaacacttaacccaatttatcaaaaatagcggaaagaaatatcaattaagcaagattaaagtattgaagattttaacaaaatacacaatataatctcactaggacccggtgtcatgaatctgagcctctagaatacagaatatcatcctaatacacggtatatccaaagtccgataatgcggaacTAAAGAGATAGGATaagagggagaagatcaatggctgcgaacgccgtgcagctacctcgatactcccagaggctggatctgctgatcaactggatctactgagcttgagactgccctggatctgcacacaaggtgcagggagtaaagtgagtactccgaaccagtaagtaataaaagtaactacagtccgaagataataaaatccagtaaatacacaaagtaagctaaaatccaaatatacagcaacacatggaactgagcagctaaacaacagtataaatacaaatacatgaatgcaatgcaatgcatatgatggtacattccggtacctactgcggcgtgcagcccgagccatccatatttatttatcgtcgacggcgctcactaggggtgtgtacagactccagaggggctcctacagcccaaacgcaatatcttggtcagtcattattacctgaccggtcagccatttttacctgaccaatttatatcatatagTGCcgttgttaccactgttcaagtatatcatccagtgtcattgttaccactatttcaagtatatcacacagtgtcattgttaccactgtttcaagtatatcacacagtgtcattgttgccactatttcaagtatatcacacagtgtcattgttaccactgtttcaagtcactttataatcagtccagaaaataatataataatccccttgggcatttacaaaatagaagttcccagcccggaatacatttaaaaatatcatttaagttttcaacacttagaattatggctgagtttgcaaaacagcatttaaaaccttggactgaaattaaatgatatgcaaatcatgctaagcagtatcaatcctcgaaggattttacaaatcggcacaaggccccaaacatggcatcaagcctagtaatatcaatgaagtatgtgtatcaatcaccagtatggtataaacatcacacgggatggaccaagtcacaatccctaatagtattcgaccccgcactcgccatggagtgcgtgtcatgcctcaatatagcgttacgatgtgaaagtccggggtttcaaaccctcagaacaacatttacatctattactcacctcaagttggccaaaagtctactccgcgatgccctttcctttcgaatcgacctcctcccgcgtcgaatcttgccaaaaccacaaggaatatattacaataggctaaggtaatataactcaatcgaaaagactcgaaaaatatcaaaaatcacgaaatttgcaaaacccgagccccgggcccacttatcaaaaaattacgaaagtcacatcaccggattgcTCGTCTCGctacgagtccgtacatataaaatttaccaaaatcggagttcatttgacccctcaaatcaccaaatcttattttcaaatccctaggcctaaatcctcaatttttttacaattttcatgctcaaatccatacataattgatgtacttaactcaaaataggtggggataacttaccttcacattgatgatgaaaatcctctcttgaagctccccaaaaatcgttcatactttgaagaaataaagaaaagtgagctaaatccgtgtataaaagaatctgtctgtgcttcgtcgagttgtaccttgcacttgtgctatacaagttgtacatcctattaaaattgttccttgtcggacatcttctgtttaaacacccataacgtcttgtataaatatcaaAATGACAAACgctttgaagatttagaaactcgactcaaagatctttaatttgataggttgtacaccatataattctttatatatcccgagatatgagcttctaaagtgcatcgtaaattctgccgaaattgctccggcagcccttttcgatccatcgtaactttctgagatgatatccaaatcgcgAATAGTTTAGctttccgaaaactagaatgtatgggctacaactttcgtgttttgcactttttctgatttcttatagattacaagatatgagcttccaaacaggactactcgcacctaaaattttctgggcacatcagaattttctgcaatttttcctaagtccgaaatcactccgagacacctccgaaacactcccgagccttCGGGGcgccaaaccaaatatgaacactgactctaaaacatcacacgaacttgttcaagcgatcaaatcgccaaaataacatcaaaatcaatgatttgagccttaaatccaagaattctttcaaatttcataaactttcaaattttccaatttaaggccgaaacccgtcaaacaacgtccgtttgtaaccaaactttacaggaagcgcttaacaaacatatatgacctgtaccaggcgtcggaaccaaaatacgagtacgataccattactttctgatcaaatttcattttcattttccttaaacattttcagaaaataatttcacgaaaaaattcatttctcgggcctgggacctcggaatttaattccggaaacacgttcaactcccatatttttctatggacctttcgagaccgaaaaatcacgggtccgggtccgttcaccaaaaatgttgaccaaagtcaactttaacaatattaaatatcaaattttttcaaatttttcccataattcatatatttcaacacaaagatattccggacacactcctaaatcccaaataacctaacgaaggtatccaaaccataaaattcgcatttcgaatccgatatcaaaatttctacttccggccaaattttctcaaaaaccttcaattttccatctttagccgaacggctccaaaatgacctacggacctccgaattcacttccgatcgcgctccgaaatccagaatcaccatacggagctactcccagtctcgtaatcccaaacggacatcaataacactgaaatgcattttaaaccaaaccgatgcaatttcttctaaaatgctatcttccacaataggcgccaaaacactcccgggttatccaaaacccgatccgggcatacgcccaagtccgaaatcatcatacgaacctgttggaacctttggatcccaattccgaggtcgtttactcaaaatttcaatcctagttcatttcttcaattttaagctttcaaaatgagaatttccatttagattcgattccaaacttcctgaattttaattctgaccatacacacaagtcaatatacctgagatgaagccgctcatggcctcaaactgctgaatgacgcgtcggagctcaaaatgaccggtcgggtcattacaagaaTGGACCCTTCGTGGGCCaccagaggcagaggtaggggaagatcttcccctaatAAATCATATTCACAATGATCATCATACGGATCCCCATCAAATTCTCCAGTGATACAGGCAGGGAAAAGGAGATTAATAAACTCAAAGATTTTCCATAAAGGAGATTCTTCATCTGGTCCGTCCATACATCTGGTTGATATTCCAGAAGATGATCCATTATATGGTCATCTACACGCATATTTGGCTtccaaaaagcaaagtaataCATTTGCTTCAATCGCTAGAGAATAAGACAACGATGATATTAAGTCTtacgaaaaattaccaaagaaagaaatgatatttctcctagaaaactctgagattcaaaGAAAAGATGAACCATGAAAGATAttccagagatatctgattaatggattatactacccgGGTGAATTATATGAAACCCGCACTTATTATGAGACTATTCTAATCAGTACAGGTAATGCaaaattccagcacttttcgggttgtaacacaaatgaaaacgtttataacttttcaaaaatcattatcaaacagattatatctgttgaagaatgggggatttcaacaatgaaagaaaggaagataagccttaataaatcacctatgaattttacttattgggattatatccaatcatttgatagggtgctttattataacaatgagaggcataaacatacttggtttattaaagtatgtgcaaaggtatttacaggaccaATCTCTAACTGGTTTTTAAATTGGTGGTCATACAACGGTCCCACAACGAAAATCCTGCCTGAGCCAttccttaagttatacaaagaatgggcaaAAGTTTCTCcattcctaaccaatttataTCACACAGATCATATCTGTtgcctagaaaaaattgatcaaatttgcttctttattgaattctctatCCCATGGATTCATAAATGGACTCCTGAATTAGGTTTTACGGAGGAACAAATCCCTTGCTTATATAGGGTATtttacaacaatttttgggacaaattgatgaagaatgatcccaaaacaaaaactttatatggacaagaattattggattctatTATAACACAAATCCAAGTATACTCCTCCACTCCACAGAAGAAAATATTTGATGACAGCTCTGTCAAACATATTGCTCGAAGAATCTCTGTCCAAGACGAAGATAAAACcgaattagtaaataaatatctggaagaagtaaaaagaaatttaCTTCAAACTTTGAATCAATGTGAAAGATCAGACACATCAATGCATAGTGAAACAAGTGGCGATGATATTGCAGAAGAAGATTCACAGCCGATGCAGCCAGAAATAATATTATCtgacaaagagaaagaaaaggtggAAATATTCCTCCAACAAATGAACGATTTAGACAGAAGAGGACTTTGACTATAGCCGCCGACAGAAGAGGACTTTGACTATAGCCGCCAAAGACTCCAcacaacagtagatacactgttcccaacagtagaaacactgtataaGGGACCCAGATATGGGACCCAATCTACTATTCAAagattctttatgtttttttttctttaaatagaAGACCTCTTCATTTGAAGAGGCAAGTCAAGAGAATCCCCTCTCTCTCTAATCTCTCTCTCTAAACTCTCTCCTTGTAAAGTTTTTAGCTTATTTTTGTAAATCAAGTTGAAGATTAATAGAAGTTTTGAAGTtcagttcatcttcagggccttgcttcccggccttaaaggtatttattttattttattatataataTTTTATATACTTAGTTTCTCTCCCCAACCGTGACTATGtacggctaaacggattcatatctatgttgaagaactaatttctcttgcatattaaccatgaagaatctaaactctttcaaaatataaagaaattttaatatagtttcttggcttggttccaagatggtggtacagtcgactctggtactactcttattggctttgccttagtggctacgtctagccagctgtgacactgctcttattggctttgccttagtggctacgtctagccaactgtgacattaaagcccgccgAAGTTGACAAAATGGCTATCCCTTTCACAGTTAAAAATGCTAGACccatgggctcaataagagtatgtatcggacctagacaggccccttgcttgggtaaaaggatagatccttccatacagtcattaaactataatagaatttccaTATATTTCGAATCTTTATTGGTCGTGTGGACTATCGCCAACCTTCAAAGGTACTGCTGGTatctagatctggatggccgtacgtactaccgcccgcctaccatGATCCTGGTGAAAATGGTatcaaaccagaaagctttttatcaagGAGTTGTGCTTGaccccctttattttacctaataatactggtattaccttcactgcttttcaaaaatttattgatgataatgttgcagctattagtatcgcagaaattaataaattgatttctcaaaacaattatttgggtttatatgtaaagATTTTAGGAGAACATGTTGGTTATCTTGATAAAAAAActggcaatatcagttggtcctttcttagtacttATTTcctttattaaaatagtcaaatcatcatgttttttatcaagagaaccaatatgttctcctaaaatctATTAAAATCAATTAAGATTATGACTATCAAATCTTTCATTATTAGAACTATATATGAAATTCTAATATTTAAGAATTAAATTAGAATAAGATTATATTTATGTAAAAAGAATTCTTTGTTGAATCATGTATAATAAATATAATTTCCTTCCTCAATGAACTAATGTATATAGAATTAATACTTGAAATTTTCACTTTGAAGTAGGACATGAAGCAAACTGATATTtcctttgaaaaaaaaaaggagaagaaatcaGAACAGATAAATGAAAGGAAAGATAGgatggcaaaaaaaaaaaacgaatggAAGAAAAGTGATGGGTCAAAAAAATTAAGTCGTTAATTAataaattgaaggaaaaaaatgACATTTGTAGAAAATATTTTGATCTTTCTTTTTGCTTCAAGTTTTGAATTTTAATATCAACTTTACATTTAAAACAagaaatataattttaaaaaatacaatGTCACTCATCATATTGTTTATCTTAATTTGTTTTTCTATCATACATTATCGTCTTAATTGTTTTTAGTATTACGAGTAttctatttttgatgtttggTTATAAGTAGGAGTTGGGTAAGATATTACaattattttacaattttaatgAACTAACATCAAAGTCTTTCTATGGTACTTTTCTCAAAAGTtctttataaaaaatattttttagggataagctatttttttcttcttctccaaaactaaTTCTTCTTttactcaaaaacacttttttccttctaaaaactttgccaaatacttcaactttgaaaaaaaaagtgcttttggggaGAAAAAAACTTGGCAAACAGACTATAAATCGATTAAATGCAAAACTTTGATCAactcttttcttctcctttttgaGATAGCTACATTCCAATAGTCATGAACGACTATCACTAATAAAGAACTTGAATTAGCTACGTACTCCGTTATTAATCTTTCGCTAAATCGCTTGTGCTAACAGAATTTCTTGAAATCTGTCATTGATCCGTCGAAAAATCGGATTAGCGATAGATTTTTCTGTTTAGTTACAGAATTGAATTTATCTGTCGTTAATTCCTGTTTTTAGTAGTATACGTTTGtttggaaagaaaatcaaaattgaaaaagagaaaacattAGCATTACGATATCAACTTTATGACAAACTACTCCAAATTATAAGCTGATCCAAAACCTTCTCAACTGCCTCTTTCGCACCTGAATTTAAATTTAGTTAGAAGCTTTCTTCTTTCTCCATTGTCTTTTAATTCTCATCGTTTTGCTCACACACTACACATTCCATAAATATAATTTGCCTTTGCCAACCCCCAACAAACCAGATTACGTactaaagaaaaatacaaactaTATATTCAGCCAAagcttaatttttttttctttctatttttggaTTTGCACGCAGTATCGCCTTTTCTAAGGTCGCTTCGTACGTGTAGCATAAAAAAGGCCATTTTTGCAAATGCCTCTTTAGtttcttttttgtttcctttGCTTAAGCTTCTCGTTCCACTTCtcgttctttctttcagttgtaACCATGATATTTGCTTATTTCTCACTACTAATTTTCCTCTTTTTGCAATTACTAAGTTCAAGTGGTGCTGCTATTGGTTCTAATGTGCTAAAATCGTATGTGGATTTATTAGAATTTCCTTTGAATTTAGAGTACATGGAAGCTGAATTTTTCTTGTGGGGTTCTTTTGGCTATGGGTTGGATAGCTTCGCACCTGAACTTGCAGATGGTGGACCATCACCTATTGGGGCTAGAATTGCAAAACTTAGCCCTCTAATTAGAGATGTCATTGCTCAATTTGGATTCCAAGAAGTTGGTCATGTCAGGTAATTATCGCATCTTTTttgaacaaattaaaaaaaaaagagcaattACCACTTTCAGCCCGCGCCAAAATTTATGTTGAAAAtgtgtataattttttttttgtgtgtatatatgtatatatatattcagtGTCAGTGTCATTTTActgctattattttgagagcgactATATAATGTCATTTTTTCCTTAAAAAAGTGTATAATATAAAATAAGACAAAAGGTGTATTGGATTAATAAAATATTGAGAAATTTGTTTGAATCGTTCACAAAGATTCAACTTTTTTTCAAGTAAAATTCATACTCAAACACAATTTCAACTTCATAATACTTTTTCCAGTTTCAATTTCAAATATTCTTTATCCAATTCAACCAAATAGTGTACAGCTATGTTGCGCATATTCTTTAAAAATATTGTCGTGCGTATGTCGAATCGTTAAAAGATACACCACTTTTGGAGGACTCAACATACACCAAAGGGCGGATTTAGGGGACATAAGGAGGTTCAGCCGAACCCCTTTTGCCGAAAGCATAGCTTAGTGGTCAAGAGTGTTCAAAACCTTTATATGGTTATTGGTTCAATTCCCAGTAGCTACaaatttttttaaactttttgcTTTTTGAACCCCTTAGCGAAAATCCTACCTCTGCCACTGCATACACCCGACAATATTTTTAAAAGGTCCAAGCAGCATAGGTGTCGAGAAACCTACACCTCTTCTTCAGTAGTTGATTTAGAGcttgtttggattggcttaaaaaaaAGGCTTTTCAGCAGAAATAGGTTTTAACCCAAAATGCAATAAGTTGGGGTTGCCACCTTATTGCTTTTGACTTGTTTTAAGCagtttttaacttattttaagcTCTTCTTAACTTTATCAAACATTAAAAAAGCTAAGAAAATCTTAAAAGGTTATTTGATCGGGTTAAAaaccaatccaaacaccctcttaaTTTAATATATAGCGTCTATATATCCAAATTTAAAAGTTCGATAACATTGATATTGCAGGGCAATCAAGAATACAGTAGCAGGATTTTCAAGGTCATTGCTAAATCTAAGCAGAGAAGCATTTGCTACAGTTATGAACGATGCATTTGGACATCAATTAGATCCACCTTTTAATCCTTACGCTAATGACATTAATTATCTCATTGCTTCGTATGTTATCCCTTATATTGGACTTACTGGATATGTTGGAGCCAATCCTAAACTCCACAGCCCTACTGCCAAAAGGGTAATTAAATCAAATTACTCTCTGAACTAGCACAACTTTTAAGATAATATTATTATCTTTGTTCCAAATTACATGCATGACACGCATTATTTCAATTTTAGAAAGTTGCAAAACATTTGACCATCATTTTAAATCTATACAATTTTCAAGAATTGAAATTTTAGCTACTTGCAATGCCATTGTCTTTTTAAATCTAATTTTTCAATCATTAGTTTAATAAGCTAACTTATATATACTGACTATATCATTTAAAGAATGTTTATATTATCAATTAGTTACAATTGTTGGTTAGTCATAATTATTGTAATATGTAATCTACCTTATATTTTGGGTTACAATCACCTTCTTTTATGGACAATTGTTGTAGTTATCATTTAGATAACTTAATTGTATATATAAATAAGATTCGCATTGTTGCGGATAGAAGTTAAACTATTATTATAATAGTCGGCTCATAATCATAAGTATAATTCACTAGTTAATTTTATATCTTAAATTTTTCGTCTGCATTAGCCTTGTAGACAAAGTTACCCAGTACTTACACTGGTGAAAAGTAATAAGTATATGATAGAATTGTAGAAATGCGCCAAATTAACATGACCAATATAATTATAATAGAAATTATCTTAAACTTCAAGTCCAGTCAAATATCATCTCATAAAATAGAATGCATGCATGAAGTATTTTCATTATATTTCGAATTGATGAACTGTAATACTTTTGATACAAAAATTAAAATCTGCAGCTACTAGCCGGGCGACTTGGAGTAGAATCAGGTCAAGACGCATTTCTGAGAG
Proteins encoded:
- the LOC104210588 gene encoding desiccation-related protein PCC13-62-like; translated protein: MIFAYFSLLIFLFLQLLSSSGAAIGSNVLKSYVDLLEFPLNLEYMEAEFFLWGSFGYGLDSFAPELADGGPSPIGARIAKLSPLIRDVIAQFGFQEVGHVRAIKNTVAGFSRSLLNLSREAFATVMNDAFGHQLDPPFNPYANDINYLIASYVIPYIGLTGYVGANPKLHSPTAKRLLAGRLGVESGQDAFLRALLHERGSKNVEPYGITVIEFTNRISELRNKLGRHGLKDEGLKVKPTVGAEGKIRGNILVGDKYSISYDRTPEEILRIVY